A stretch of Primulina tabacum isolate GXHZ01 chromosome 13, ASM2559414v2, whole genome shotgun sequence DNA encodes these proteins:
- the LOC142522960 gene encoding uncharacterized protein LOC142522960 has product MSTFRSRDVPGDSTLAKVFNPTIDPSYHQIPLPIESINLLSPLSTLESSALLLDRKVAPAFEYANFKSLPRGDANWNTWVDLLKKFDGNTWRKQGLYQLIQMSTVDTTSNIDLLEGAIRLWAPPCNSFILPCGPMSITLQHILLFTGLPLLRNEFASLVDTQDLPQLSEQYLNPSSYSQVIRSWCALRRTSPTSNERISFM; this is encoded by the exons ATGTCGACTTTCAG GTCTAGAGATGTCCCTGGAGATTCTACCTTGGCAAAAGTTTTCAATCCAACCATCGACCCGTCTTACCACCAAATTCCCTTACCCATTGAGAGTATTAACCTACTGTCCCCCCTATCCACTCTAGAGTCTAGTGCTTTGTTGTTAGATCGCAAGGTGGCGCCGGCTTTTGAGTATGCTAACTTTAAATCTTTACCACGAGGCGATGCAAATTGGAACACTTGGGTAGACCTGTTGAAAAAGTTTGATGGTAATACCTGGCGGAAACAAGGTCTTTACCAACTCATTCAAATGTCTACTGTTGACACAACTTCCAATATAGATCTTCTCGAGGGTGCTATCAGGCTGTGGGCTCCTCCTTGTAATTCCTTCATACTTCCTTGTGGTCCCATGTCTATCACTTTGCAGCATATCCTTCTATTTACGGGTCTTCCACTTCTCAGGAATGAATTTGCTAGTTTAGTGGATACTCAAGACTTGCCTCAGCTTTCCGAACAATACTTGAATCCTTCATCCTATTCCCAAGTTATCCGGTCTTGGTGTGCCCTTAGAAGAACTTCTCCCACCAGCAATGAGCGCATATCTTTCATGTAG